In Herpetosiphonaceae bacterium, a single genomic region encodes these proteins:
- a CDS encoding ABC transporter permease, translating into MAVPINAPLAPRRSWAISLVRGALVPLLAIVIALVIGAVIIWFSAPANRGTRLEVVLAAYRGLFMGALGSRGAIANTLVEATPYILAGLAVAFAFKCGLFNIGAEGQLFMGALGSVTVGFAVTGLPMIIHLPLALLAGALAGGLWGAIPGYLRAKTGAHEVITTIMLNFIAFRLMDYLIVSGPLRDPTASLQRTPFIQASAALPRFIGPVESPGLTGGQTYRPLIVTSDPAWNLRLHLGFLIALLAVWFIWWLLNRTTTGFEIRTVGANPEAARYAGMSITKNFVLAMFVSGALAGLAGTGQALGLERNIKSLFSSGYGFDSIAIALLAKSNPIAIIPASIFWGALNNGKGMMQAQAGISSDLIRIVQALAIIFVAADQIVRWIFRLRQSESDRMIFSRGWGK; encoded by the coding sequence ATGGCCGTTCCCATTAACGCGCCGTTAGCGCCACGGCGAAGCTGGGCAATCTCGCTGGTGCGCGGCGCGCTGGTGCCGTTGCTCGCGATCGTGATCGCGCTGGTCATCGGCGCGGTCATTATCTGGTTTTCAGCGCCCGCCAATCGCGGCACGCGGCTGGAGGTCGTCCTCGCGGCGTATCGTGGCCTGTTCATGGGCGCGCTCGGCAGCCGGGGCGCTATCGCCAACACATTGGTCGAGGCCACGCCCTACATCCTGGCAGGCCTGGCGGTCGCCTTCGCCTTCAAGTGCGGCCTGTTCAACATCGGCGCGGAGGGCCAGCTTTTCATGGGCGCGCTCGGCTCCGTCACGGTCGGCTTTGCCGTCACGGGCCTGCCGATGATCATCCATCTGCCGCTGGCGCTGCTGGCGGGCGCGCTGGCCGGTGGCCTCTGGGGGGCGATTCCGGGCTACCTGCGAGCCAAAACCGGCGCGCACGAGGTGATCACGACGATCATGCTCAACTTTATCGCTTTCCGGCTGATGGACTATCTGATCGTCAGCGGGCCATTGCGCGACCCGACCGCCTCACTGCAACGCACGCCGTTTATTCAGGCCAGCGCGGCGCTACCCCGCTTCATCGGCCCGGTCGAGAGTCCAGGGCTGACGGGCGGACAGACCTACCGGCCCTTGATCGTCACCAGCGATCCGGCCTGGAACCTGCGGCTGCACCTGGGCTTCCTGATCGCGCTGCTGGCGGTCTGGTTCATCTGGTGGCTGCTCAACCGCACGACGACCGGCTTCGAGATTCGCACGGTCGGGGCCAACCCTGAGGCCGCGCGCTACGCCGGGATGAGCATCACCAAGAATTTCGTGCTGGCGATGTTCGTCTCCGGCGCGCTGGCAGGGCTGGCGGGCACCGGCCAGGCGCTGGGCCTGGAGCGCAACATCAAATCGCTCTTTTCGAGCGGCTACGGCTTCGACAGTATCGCTATCGCGCTGCTGGCGAAGAGTAATCCGATCGCGATTATTCCGGCGTCGATCTTCTGGGGCGCACTCAACAATGGTAAAGGGATGATGCAGGCGCAGGCGGGCATCTCCAGCGACCTGATCCGAATCGTGCAGGCGCTGGCGATCATCTTTGTCGCCGCCGATCAGATCGTGCGCTGGATCTTCAGGCTGCGCCAGTCGGAGAGCGACCGGATGATCTTCTCGCGCGGGTGGGGCAAGTAA
- a CDS encoding ABC transporter permease produces the protein MQQTLSQPQTTVTASTRGNVTRARIAGALGVIIAIGLIAVVVSRVDPGKVSTLTIPQPGGQIGQPLARIPLPTVPTVIVIQTLLGLAGIYIAIRQPLRWIVLYVSALIGLAFFTILLWAVAGSSVDLVDVLARVVRLATPITLGALAGLICERSGVVNIGIEGTMLFSACIGYIAAILTGYTWLGVAAAMLTGSVVSALHAVLSVNFKVDQIISGTVINLLAVGTTGYLRGAFIVPYEQRSGAEIVAQALGRQQIPGLWRIPILGPVLFSHPPITYLMLILVFVVNLMLFRTVWGLRTRAVGEQPKAADTVGINVNRLRFWNVVGSGLISGLAGAWFSLESTFRFDDVMTNGRGFIALAAMIFGKWTPLGAFGGALLFSSADALQIKIQGFNFGLPRQFLQMLPYIVTLIVLAGIIGRARPPAAVGKPYEKG, from the coding sequence ATGCAACAGACACTCAGCCAGCCACAGACCACCGTCACCGCCTCGACGCGCGGCAATGTGACGCGCGCCCGCATCGCAGGCGCGCTTGGCGTGATCATCGCGATCGGGCTGATCGCCGTCGTCGTCTCGCGGGTCGATCCCGGCAAAGTCTCGACGCTGACCATTCCGCAGCCGGGCGGGCAGATCGGGCAACCCCTGGCGCGCATTCCGCTGCCGACGGTGCCGACCGTGATCGTGATCCAGACACTCCTGGGCCTGGCGGGGATCTATATCGCCATTCGCCAGCCGCTCCGCTGGATCGTGCTGTACGTGAGCGCGCTGATCGGCCTGGCCTTTTTCACGATCTTGCTGTGGGCGGTCGCTGGCTCAAGCGTCGATCTGGTCGATGTGCTGGCGCGCGTGGTGCGGCTGGCAACGCCGATCACACTGGGCGCGCTGGCCGGCCTGATCTGCGAGCGATCGGGTGTGGTCAACATCGGCATCGAGGGCACAATGCTCTTCTCGGCGTGTATCGGCTATATCGCGGCGATCTTGACCGGCTATACCTGGCTGGGCGTGGCTGCGGCGATGCTGACCGGCTCCGTCGTCTCGGCGCTGCACGCGGTGCTCTCGGTCAACTTCAAGGTCGATCAGATCATCAGCGGAACGGTGATCAACCTGCTGGCGGTAGGCACGACGGGCTACCTGCGCGGCGCGTTTATCGTGCCCTACGAGCAGCGCAGCGGCGCCGAGATTGTCGCTCAGGCGCTCGGCAGGCAGCAGATCCCCGGCCTGTGGCGCATTCCGATCCTGGGGCCGGTGCTGTTCTCGCACCCGCCGATCACCTACCTGATGCTGATCCTGGTCTTCGTCGTCAACCTGATGCTCTTCCGCACGGTCTGGGGCCTGCGCACGCGGGCGGTCGGCGAGCAGCCCAAGGCGGCGGATACGGTCGGGATCAACGTCAACCGGCTGCGCTTCTGGAACGTCGTCGGCAGCGGGCTGATCTCAGGGCTGGCGGGCGCGTGGTTTTCGCTGGAGTCGACCTTCCGCTTCGACGATGTGATGACCAACGGACGTGGCTTTATCGCGCTGGCGGCGATGATCTTCGGCAAGTGGACGCCGCTGGGCGCGTTCGGCGGGGCGCTGCTCTTCTCATCCGCCGACGCGCTGCAAATCAAGATTCAGGGCTTCAACTTCGGGCTGCCGCGTCAGTTTTTGCAAATGCTGCCGTATATCGTCACGCTGATCGTGCTGGCCGGGATCATCGGGCGGGCGCGACCACCGGCGGCGGTTGGCAAGCCGTACGAAAAAGGCTAG
- a CDS encoding TrkA family potassium uptake protein, with protein sequence MNILVVGGGKVGTNLVNVLSNQGHNVTMIEINDAVFTKLQRAIPQAQLICADGCNPLSLREAGIESMDAVVAVTGDDEDNLVVAKLAKHEYRVGRVVARVNHTKNEWLFTPKMGVDIAISHSSLLARIIHEELSMGDLVPLLKLEGGQISLAEVTIPAESHVIGSRVEALKLPSDCVLATLLRGGEVLLPRGDTKIQAGDKIIALVKSEQQAELVRIFG encoded by the coding sequence GTGAATATCTTAGTTGTGGGCGGCGGCAAAGTCGGCACGAACTTAGTCAACGTGCTGAGTAACCAGGGGCACAACGTGACCATGATCGAGATCAACGATGCGGTGTTTACCAAGTTGCAGCGGGCGATCCCCCAGGCGCAACTGATCTGCGCCGACGGCTGTAATCCGCTCTCGCTGCGCGAGGCCGGAATCGAGAGCATGGATGCGGTCGTCGCTGTCACCGGCGACGACGAGGATAATCTGGTTGTCGCCAAGCTGGCAAAGCACGAGTACCGCGTCGGGCGCGTGGTAGCCCGCGTCAATCACACCAAAAACGAGTGGCTCTTCACGCCGAAGATGGGCGTCGACATCGCGATCTCGCACTCGTCGCTGCTGGCGCGGATTATCCATGAGGAGCTGAGCATGGGCGATCTGGTGCCGCTGCTCAAGCTTGAGGGCGGCCAGATCTCGCTGGCGGAGGTCACGATTCCCGCTGAGTCGCACGTGATCGGTAGCCGCGTCGAGGCGCTCAAGCTTCCCAGCGATTGCGTGCTGGCGACGCTCCTGCGCGGCGGCGAGGTGCTGCTCCCACGCGGCGACACGAAGATTCAGGCCGGAGACAAGATCATCGCGCTGGTCAAAAGCGAGCAGCAGGCCGAGCTGGTGCGGATTTTTGGGTAG